A single window of Periophthalmus magnuspinnatus isolate fPerMag1 chromosome 9, fPerMag1.2.pri, whole genome shotgun sequence DNA harbors:
- the LOC117376402 gene encoding cyclin-G2-like, whose translation MRDLQGLDTSLLKELKLCCAKETNFLPRESGLKLMESLTEGHNGVSAKSRDTRVEDLWSLTSFFGYSTQTFVQSVNLLDRFLTIMKVQPKHLPCIGVCCLHIAAKMVEEENNISPTHELIRISQSKFTVSDLGRMEKIISEKLSVEPKAVTALTFLHLYYRAFTSMISPREEMPSIVRLEAQLKACLCRLVFSKAKPSVLALALIAHEIETLKSMTMSKTVQQFQRHLKISDSLLLHWKELVARCMAAYCSSECVKPDHRKLVWIVSRRTAQSLQANHFRVPILPTIPEGNWDEIESDSYEDISSGEESPCGSPGSDGEGSFFPTSFLKCRK comes from the exons ATGAGGGATCTCCAAGGCCTGGATACTTCACTCTTGAAGGAGCTGAAGTTATGTTGTGCCAAAGAGACCAACTTTCTTCCCAGGGAATCTGGCCTCAAGCTGATGGAATCACTCACAGAG GGTCATAATGGTGTCTCAGCAAAATCCAGAGACACCAGAGTGGAAGATCTATGGAGCCTGAccagtttctttggctatagCACACAGACATTTGTTCAGTCTGTTAATTTGCTGGACAGATTTCTTACTATTATGAAG GTGCAGCCCAAACACTTGCCCTGCATTGGAGTTTGCTGTCTACACATTGCAGCTAAAATGGTAGAGGAAGAGAACAATATTTCACCTACTCATGAACTCATCCGGATCAGCCAAAGCAAGTTCACTGTGTCAGATCTTGGTCGTATGGAGAAGATCATCTCTGAGAAGTTGAGTGTGGAGCCAAAAGCTGTGACGGCCTTAACATTCCTACACCTTTATTATAGAGCCTTTACGTCCATGATTTCCCCAAG GGAGGAGATGCCAAGCATTGTGAGACTGGAAGCCCAGCTGAAAGCCTGTTTATGTCGCCTTGTTTTCTCAAAAGCAAAA CCATCTGTGCTGGCACTTGCCCTTATTGCCCATGAGATTGAAACACTTAAGTCTATGACCATGTCCAAGACTGTTCAGCAGTTCCAAAGGCACCTTAAG ATAAGTGACAGTTTGCTTTTGCACTGGAAAGAGCTGGTGGCTCGCTGCATGGCAGCATACTGCTCAAGTGAGTGTGTCAAGCCCGACCATAGGAAGCTGGTATGGATTGTTTCAAGGAGAACGGCTCAAAGTCTTCAGGCCAATCATTTCAGGGTCCCCATCCTGCCAACCATCCCTGAGGGAAACTGGGATGAAATTGAAAG TGACTCCTATGAGGATATAAG